Within the Platichthys flesus chromosome 16, fPlaFle2.1, whole genome shotgun sequence genome, the region tttaaggggactgttgggccctggcAGAGGTAAGCGCTCTACTGAGTTTCACTATGGCATCACTATTTATGTTTGTCTGATGATACGTGAACATTTATATGCATTTGTACATACAACATACCTTTAATGTCGAGGTGCACCACTTTTTTCTTCACCAAGTACTCCAGTGCTGTTAAGACTTGTGAGTGGTAGTGGAGACTTAAATCCTCTGGCAGCCGGCCACGCTCTGCGATCAGCTGGCCCAGAGAGCCTGGAGCCACAGATAAGGTCAGAGCAAGACAAAGGCAAGTTGTTGTTAATATTTCCCAATACACAGCATCCGATTCAACTCTTCCTCCTGCTAGCATGACCCATGGAGAAGAGTTTCAGCCAGAGACTGACTTTGTTgacaaaggggaaaaaaagtatGAGGTTGTTTATCAAGCAGGAGTCTCCCGTTACAGACGTTTGGTGTGATTTGGCTTCAAGGAGGCTCAACATTTCAAGCCTCCCAGAACCACCCACTTCCTTGACATCAATCTCATCCGTATTTCTTAGACACTTGGACTCCTCACGCTGCACCTGGTGCACATGCTTTTACGCTTAACTTTTTTCTATACTCAAAACACAGCAGTTAGGGTTCTTACAAGAACAGCCTGTGGTTTTTACATTTACTATAACTAGTGCAAGAATTGTGACAGGCTTTTACAGTGAGGACTCCACAACCTTTGTTTGTCAATCAgacaaaaaacttttttttactttcaattaCATGTTTTGTCTATTGTCTCCCGGATTAACATGTTTCaatttataatttttctatgtatatttttttttttttcctgtgaagTCTTTGTTAACCTGGTTATTGAAAATAACTATATAGAtaaggtttattattattatcaccatTATTAATTCTGATtctaatattttcatttctatCTTAGGAGCAGCGGTAAGTCAGAATGTGTCATGTCATTAAAAGGGAAGAGATGTTTACCAGATTTGTGGTCCATGAAGAGGACAACATTTGTCCCCTCCCTGATCACTCCGAAGAGCTCCACCACACGAGGAGATCTGAGGGCACTCCACGCACCGACCTCCTCACTGCTGAACCTCTCCAAGGTGATCTGTGAGACACCGATGGAACAAACGATTAATCACTCACagaaaataggaaaaaaaattaaaagaagatTATGCtctgttttacctttttcacagCAAATCTGAAGCCTGTGTTGACGTCTCGAGCACCGTGAACTTCACCATAGGAGCCTTCCTTGATAAAATGTGTGAGGACAAACTCCCTCCCCTCCTTGTACTCGGAGTCAACAGGCTGAATTTTCTATCaggggaagaggaaaaacaaatcagttttgGTGAGCTACATTTTTAACAGGCAGAAAACCGGCTGTCAACTGAAGTAAAGCACAACGTACATCATTATAAAAGATTATTCCCTCGTTGCCGATGGAATCGGCTCCAGAGaactcgtcttcttcttctctcgctTCCCTCTCCACAGCTTTGAAAAACGGCCCAGCGTAGCATGGGTCCCCCTGACTGACGCTGCCCCTGAGGCCAGCGAGGGCCAGCGAGCAGTCTCCGCAGCTGCTGAGGGAGTCAGAGTCCTGCCCGAAGGAACGGAGACTGGAGAGGGAGCTGCACACCTGGGGCCTCCAGTTCAGAGGAGAGCAGCCGGAGTTGCCCGGGTTGTAAATCTGTGGGCTGTAGAGAGGAGGCCCTCTGTCCTGCTCCACTGAGCGTTCAacgctgctgcagcaggagccacTGAGGCTGCTTCTATCTCCAAGAGACGACTCTTCCTAcaggagacaaacaaaaaccatgATACTACATGCTCTTCATATTGTCATGTGAATTTGGTCAGTGATCCACCTCACAGGTAAGCTAATGTTTGTATGGGCATGTCTGCAGGTCGAGCCTCAGACTGCCAAAGAATGTTTCCATTAATCTTTGAAGAGGattcacaaagaaacaaaagtaCGATACGTTTTCTCAACAAGATGTGAATAGCCACCAAAGTTCTCACCCGAATCTGGAACAGAGAACTTCCACTCTCCTGTTCGGGGACTCCGGAATGCGTTCGCTGTCTGCGTAGCTGCTTCTTGTTCTTCTCCGACTCTCTTTTCTTCACCTTACGCTTCTGTCTCTTCCTGGTCTTTTTCCTGGATTTGAATTGTTCTGAGGAGCTGCCCGGCTCCTGCACGGAGGCTGTTGTTGGGCATGCCACATTGTTGTGGTCTGAGGAAAGACTGATgcaaacaaaaaaggaaaaatatgaatCCTACACGCGGCATTGATTAATGACTTATTGAATAAGTGGCAGTGCTGTCAATGTGACGTCATACCTGAAGTAGAGGTTGGGGGAGGGAACAAAGCGTGTGCAAGATGGGATAAACTCCTGTGAGTCCTGGGTTTCACCTGAGGAGAGCGGAGAGCCGATGTTAAATCCTGTCCAGGCACAGTTATTTGATGTgttatattaattaaataaacatatatatttacattcagCCTGTGCAATGAAGGTTGAGGTCTTCAATGGCATTTCGCCCACTTGCTCTGCAGTTCCAAGCATTGCGATTTTATTTAGTAAAGTATAGTCCATTTTGCTGTCCTtcccgtcctcttcctcctcctcggtctCCTGGTCAGCCGCTGAGCATGATGGGTAAGACCCCTTCAGCTCGGCTTGGGGGGACCCGGAGAACGGCGCCGTCGAGTTGAAAATCCTCTGCCTCACCGCCATTTCATCTGCTGGATCTGGAAAGTGAAGAGATCGAACGCAACTTGTGAGTGAGGGCTTTCcccacaatttttttttgattattaACGGATATATAGAGACctcaaacaataaataattactATAACTGATCGTATATCCTTACAACCTTTGAGTGGTACTTTTATGAAACTTTGGTGCCTTTTTTCCATCAACACAAATATACTGCCTCTATTAGAATAAACCTATTTTACACCCTTATGGGATTCaatttgaggtattggtacCCTAAAACGATAAATCAGTGGatttaattaaacaaaactgctgcaatgtgtattACCATGTCCGCtctgctgcctctctctggagttgcagacagaacaggctgttttcACCTGCCTCTTGAGGCCCTCCTCTGATTGTCTGACTGCGCTTTGAGTGACACGTGACCAGGCCTATCGCCGGTCTCATTCTGGCGCATTGGCGATCTCTCTGGCAAACCCAGCTGAAAGTCACGTTGTTGCATGTTTGTACAAGTTTTGTAGTCAATGTAGGAGTAACGTCCCGAGTTACAGTACGGAGTTTCAATAAACTCCGTACTGTAATTCGGCCTTTAGTGTCAAGTTTGGTGTGGCGTGGTGGTAGGTTCGGAGGCTGGACTAGATTTGGCTGGGTGGGGCTGAGAGACGAGTGCGACCTTGAATGACCTCATACGGGGGAGGAAGCACGAAACAAGACGTTTCGACAACATATTTCTTAAAATGGACTGAGCGTAAAAGTCTGcagagtgactgttttcatactttgagggtcTTTACTGACCCCTTCAAGTAATTACAGCtagtaaaagcccagaaaatgtatgtTACACAATCTGGCCCCTTTAAGTGAAGATATATTGTGTTTGATTAGACAAATGCCTGAGTTTGTTATCATATAACGACAAGAAAATTACCAGAAAAGCTGAAACCAGcatctttgttattttattgatatCTAATGCATTATTGAATCGATTGATCAACTAATGACTGCAGACACGAGTTTGTGATATTTTTCCATTTGTAATGAAAAGAAAGGGCATTTTTCTGCTCCAAAAAGTGCACTTCCAATTGATTTGTCTGTATCACATTTTCTCTGCCTGTTCTCAATAGTGAAACATAAATGACTTATTCCTGTAAGTAGTATAGTAGAGCCTAGAAGAGAGCAACTGAGTGacctaaatataaataaaagctCCACTAAATTGAATTTGTCTTCCTGCTTTTATTGGATTCTAAATTTAGTTCTTAgtgtgtcttttttcatttcgaAGAGGCACCAAAAGGCTCAACACACAAGATCTTTACTCTTCTGGGAAGAACAGAAATATGCAACAATGACTTGTACTGTGGCTGCTGAATACATATAAATCTGCTGTTTAAcagctcttttttttcaatgaataCATTCAGCTGGACCCTGTCAGTGCAGGAGCATGATGATCACTCGATCTTCACactgaaatgaactgaaacTTTGAAAGTGTTGCAGTGAGCATATGAGACAGGAAACTCAAACCCTGGCCTTGTTTTGACAGTTGCAACCCAAATGTCGAAGGCACCTACTCTCTTTCAGAAGGAAGAAGTAAAAGGCTGCATGTTAGCCACGGCCACATTGAATTTCCAATAGAAATCTGCATTATTACCTGCCTTTGAAGTTATAATCAACAAAGAATCAGTGTGAAAtcaacacactcagacacactgaTTGCATCTCAACACTGCTGTAAAGCATTAAATACTGTGTGAAAGGCACAAACGGAGAGCATTTGACTCTTtctgcacattaaaaaaaaaaagttctttaCAGAGGTCATACGGGGATGAATCCTGACATCTTCCATAAAGCAATCGCTTGGCTCCTTAAGCAAATGACCCTGGTTCTAACATCACGCTGTCCAATTTCATCTAAGTGTCTAAGTTTCGTAGCGTCATTAACTTGTGTGCCGACCTCATAATGCACTGCAAGATTATCTAGAGCCCAGCAATTTCAACTTCCTTCTGAAGACGCTGCATTGGTGCTGTGAAAGTACGGTTTGACACCACACCCCAGTGAAATTACGTGGAAAGGAAATAGAGAAGATCCTGtgcaataaacacaaaaacagctctgtggacacgtgtgtgtgaggCCGAGCTGCGTGTGGACGTACCGCCCGATGCCAGTCTGAGCCGcgatcctctctcctctctctctgagcaACCTGTCATCTACATGAGCAAAACTAGGTGCTCTATTTGTCTTCGTCGTCGTTCATGGTGTGATTCCCAGCAACCGTTTGGCTCTGTCCTTGTAACTCAGCTCTCTGTGCTGTGTGATGCTGGCTGACAGCCAACACAAGGGGGAGGAGCCGGCTGACAATGACTTATGGGaaatgcatctccacttccccatattccccccctccctcccgtcCCTCCACCAGGGCAGGCTCACTAGCTCTTCCCTCAGAATAGATTAAAAGGATAGCATGTGGTGGTTGTTTTTGATGATTGCTGTGAACTGAGCAATGTGAAAAAACCTGAATGTCAGCTTTCGGCGGCCCGCGCCCATTAAGATAGTGTTAATGTTTTTACGTTTAGAAGATCCGATGGACATGATCATCACAGCATCGGCTCTAGGTCAAATTTAAAGTGAATAATTGATTATAAAGCTCTTATTAAACCAAAACTCCGAAATGATTTTCACATTATTCTGTGTATATTCTTACTAAAGACAGCAAGTAGGGATTTCCTGTGCACAACCCCACAACACTCAATGAAACATTAGGATTTTGGTGACCTTCTATTGGTTctgaccatagactgtttataaagattgGACAATCCACTCCCTCATACTATCTAGAAAAAACTCAAATATCCCAGATATAAACGctgtcatttggagccagagttgGAACATACGCTCAACCAGTACTGAAtcagtctcaactgtcaatcaggACATTTCACCCAGTTTTGATAGcctcaaataactaattaaaaccaaacttaacaCTTTAGTTGTGATAACAAATACCTAGCAGGATAGAAACCATTTTTGAGCAAATATATTTGATGTGAACTTTAACTGTTTAAATTGGTCAGTGTCCCATTAAGgacctctactgcagccagccaccaagtTGTCCTTGTTTTCGTACGGTCTGTGGCTCTGACATGCTAAAGAGCGTGCGGCTAATCACATGTCAGACAAATGCACAGCAGCCACTATGTCATGTTACCAAaactaacaacaacaatacagaGTTTCCATGAAACCGCTAACTACCCACTTATATGTCCAAAAAAATGTGATATCTGATGTTATGACGTTCTTCTCATGGAAGATTTGCCACCATGAGACTTTGGTGAAAGTGTTTGAAGCTTTCTGAAACAGTCTCACTTGCTTTGATGTTCTGCAGCAAAACCTGAAACTGCTACAGAAATGGAACCTCTGAATGCCTCACGACAGGCTCTGCTATAAGCCATGACCgagaaagataaaaaacaagttgCTCACTGCTTCCTTTGTGATAAGCAAGATGTTTATTGTCATAGCAACAATGTCAATGTTACACTGCAGACAATGTCACAGCCGGTTAGGATTTGATAATGCTTCTCCTATTAGGCACAGACTGATTCTAAAAGTTGACAGAgctttgaggggaaaaaaagtctTGATCATATCGTGTTTCATATTTCCAGCAGCAGCGATTTTGAATCAACATGAGAAGTAGAAATTAGCAGCAGTCACCATGGCTGATCACAATCCATCAGCATTTTAAAATAGTGATAAACACCTGAAAACATCTCTTGATAAATTGATTGACTCATCTAGGATGATTTTCATGTCacattgaagtgttttttttt harbors:
- the map3k14a gene encoding mitogen-activated protein kinase kinase kinase 14 isoform X2; amino-acid sequence: MAVRQRIFNSTAPFSGSPQAELKGSYPSCSAADQETEEEEEDGKDSKMDYTLLNKIAMLGTAEQVGEMPLKTSTFIAQAECETQDSQEFIPSCTRFVPSPNLYFSLSSDHNNVACPTTASVQEPGSSSEQFKSRKKTRKRQKRKVKKRESEKNKKQLRRQRTHSGVPEQESGSSLFQIREESSLGDRSSLSGSCCSSVERSVEQDRGPPLYSPQIYNPGNSGCSPLNWRPQVCSSLSSLRSFGQDSDSLSSCGDCSLALAGLRGSVSQGDPCYAGPFFKAVEREAREEEDEFSGADSIGNEGIIFYNDKIQPVDSEYKEGREFVLTHFIKEGSYGEVHGARDVNTGFRFAVKKITLERFSSEEVGAWSALRSPRVVELFGVIREGTNVVLFMDHKSGSLGQLIAERGRLPEDLSLHYHSQVLTALEYLVKKKVVHLDIKADNVLLSDDGTETFLCDFGHAERLDSQGQSLCGSKDLKGTVTHMAPEIVKVEPRGAKADVWSSCCVLLHMLNGCQPWTRYYTCVLFLKIANEPPPLREIPPDCSPFTADVLKAGLQKDPVKRASAFDLREKTDRALKEVGGLTSPVNGPYTEPLYIDNKPPVSLPLVSGYVDHDEVEEHRETVQNVVTTRRKMKELDDEEEEEADENELKPGLQCPPRSLIYEPNHKRSTKLTTVSELELRKLERDFYLSSLSQPQSAEMQVQLLSCLSSDAYSNWEPWDKKDSGRWSLSPGDDFSSGVFSYNSQPDVQVFSLDLLGNTHLPPPCCFEGVDVCIRDFNKRSIRIRETRRVKVGHIATGISDQISARVFTLETQEGQQVAHDEEVQESGLELCCVPAPDFSTIWTWRIRDGVLESR
- the map3k14a gene encoding mitogen-activated protein kinase kinase kinase 14 isoform X1, with the protein product MTGCSEREERGSRLRLASGDPADEMAVRQRIFNSTAPFSGSPQAELKGSYPSCSAADQETEEEEEDGKDSKMDYTLLNKIAMLGTAEQVGEMPLKTSTFIAQAECETQDSQEFIPSCTRFVPSPNLYFSLSSDHNNVACPTTASVQEPGSSSEQFKSRKKTRKRQKRKVKKRESEKNKKQLRRQRTHSGVPEQESGSSLFQIREESSLGDRSSLSGSCCSSVERSVEQDRGPPLYSPQIYNPGNSGCSPLNWRPQVCSSLSSLRSFGQDSDSLSSCGDCSLALAGLRGSVSQGDPCYAGPFFKAVEREAREEEDEFSGADSIGNEGIIFYNDKIQPVDSEYKEGREFVLTHFIKEGSYGEVHGARDVNTGFRFAVKKITLERFSSEEVGAWSALRSPRVVELFGVIREGTNVVLFMDHKSGSLGQLIAERGRLPEDLSLHYHSQVLTALEYLVKKKVVHLDIKADNVLLSDDGTETFLCDFGHAERLDSQGQSLCGSKDLKGTVTHMAPEIVKVEPRGAKADVWSSCCVLLHMLNGCQPWTRYYTCVLFLKIANEPPPLREIPPDCSPFTADVLKAGLQKDPVKRASAFDLREKTDRALKEVGGLTSPVNGPYTEPLYIDNKPPVSLPLVSGYVDHDEVEEHRETVQNVVTTRRKMKELDDEEEEEADENELKPGLQCPPRSLIYEPNHKRSTKLTTVSELELRKLERDFYLSSLSQPQSAEMQVQLLSCLSSDAYSNWEPWDKKDSGRWSLSPGDDFSSGVFSYNSQPDVQVFSLDLLGNTHLPPPCCFEGVDVCIRDFNKRSIRIRETRRVKVGHIATGISDQISARVFTLETQEGQQVAHDEEVQESGLELCCVPAPDFSTIWTWRIRDGVLESR